One region of Verrucomicrobiia bacterium genomic DNA includes:
- a CDS encoding helix-turn-helix transcriptional regulator: MAAVNTAEAVSSQVARLLREERTKRHLSLNELAAKAGLSRQMVSYIEQEKRNPSLDTLLRIARALQINLDDVLRRARRAAAR, encoded by the coding sequence GTGGCAGCCGTCAACACAGCCGAAGCTGTTTCTTCTCAGGTAGCTCGCCTTCTGCGTGAAGAACGCACCAAACGTCATTTGTCGTTGAATGAACTGGCGGCAAAAGCCGGATTATCGCGGCAAATGGTGAGCTACATCGAACAGGAAAAGCGCAACCCAAGTCTGGACACGTTGTTGCGCATCGCCCGGGCGCTGCAAATAAACTTGGATGATGTGCTTCGTCGCGCGCGCCGCGCTGCAGCGCGATAG